A region from the Methylocystis iwaonis genome encodes:
- the mutS gene encoding DNA mismatch repair protein MutS, with the protein MEKVAEQGQDQTGAARATPMIAQFIEIKSVNADCLLFYRMGDFYELFFEDAEIASRALGIMLTKRGKHLGEDIPMCGVPVERANDYLQKLIALGFRVAVCEQIEDPAEAKKRGAKSVVKRDVVRLVTPGTITEDALLDPARANAFAAVARARGDGAWRYGVASVDISTGVFTVADCAQSELSSTLARLEPREIVAAETLCREEALATIFSGLGAPVAPLGRDAGDAARRLVDFYGVSTLEGFGALSEAELAAAATAILYVERTQKGGRPALSRPMSLRESATLDIDAATRANLELSRTLSGAREGSLLSVVDLTVTSAGARLLAERLAAPSTDPSLIDARLDAVAFFLEKPEIRASLRAKLARAPDLARAVSRLALQRGGPRDVASVGAALSAARDIAAIFSGAEAPAEIAREAATLATADAALAHEIATSLKDSPPLDKRNGDFIREGRDAELDEARSLRDESRVVIASLQARYSEQTGAKLRIKHNNFLGFFLEAPAAQGEKLLRPPFDSMFTHRQTMADAMRFSTQELVELQSKIASAADRALARELAIFDALAGEILAGAKELQALAQSFSRLDVASALAEVAEKRGWTRPHVDHSLEFVIIGGRHPVVEASLQAQGKAFAANDCELSGDKAGRIAIVTGPNMAGKSTFLRQNALIALLAQAGSYVPAQEARLGVVDRLFSRVGASDDLARGRSTFMVEMVETAAILNCATPRSLVILDEIGRGTATFDGLSIAWATMEHLHEVNCSRAIFATHFHELTQLTKRMARLVNLTMKVTDHAGEVVFLHEVVKGAADRSYGVHVAQLAGLPASVVTRAHAILAELEAADRRAPVEALIDDLPLFKHVAETMQPKDALREALAKIDPDEMSPRDALAALYELKRKS; encoded by the coding sequence ATGGAAAAAGTAGCGGAGCAAGGGCAGGATCAGACCGGCGCGGCGCGCGCGACGCCGATGATCGCACAATTTATCGAGATCAAATCGGTAAACGCCGATTGCCTGCTCTTCTACCGCATGGGCGATTTCTACGAGCTGTTTTTTGAGGACGCCGAAATCGCCTCGCGCGCGCTGGGCATCATGCTCACCAAACGCGGCAAGCATCTCGGCGAAGATATTCCAATGTGCGGCGTGCCGGTCGAGCGCGCCAATGATTATCTGCAAAAGCTGATCGCGCTCGGCTTCCGCGTCGCCGTCTGCGAGCAGATCGAAGACCCGGCCGAAGCCAAGAAGCGCGGCGCGAAGTCCGTCGTGAAGCGCGACGTGGTGCGGCTCGTCACGCCCGGCACGATCACCGAAGACGCGCTGCTCGACCCGGCGCGCGCCAATGCATTCGCCGCCGTCGCCCGCGCGCGCGGCGATGGGGCGTGGCGATATGGCGTCGCAAGCGTCGATATTTCGACGGGCGTGTTTACGGTGGCCGATTGCGCGCAAAGCGAATTGTCCTCCACGCTGGCGCGCTTGGAGCCGCGCGAGATCGTCGCCGCCGAAACGCTGTGCCGGGAAGAGGCGCTCGCCACGATCTTCTCAGGGCTCGGCGCGCCCGTCGCCCCGCTTGGGCGAGACGCCGGCGACGCGGCGCGGCGGCTCGTGGATTTCTACGGCGTGTCGACGCTCGAAGGTTTTGGCGCGCTCAGCGAGGCCGAGCTTGCCGCGGCGGCTACCGCTATCCTTTATGTCGAGCGCACGCAAAAAGGCGGCCGCCCGGCGCTGTCGCGGCCGATGAGCCTGCGCGAAAGCGCTACGCTCGATATCGACGCGGCGACGCGGGCCAATCTGGAGCTGTCCCGCACGCTCTCGGGCGCACGCGAGGGCTCGCTGCTCTCGGTTGTCGATCTCACGGTGACATCCGCTGGCGCACGGCTTCTCGCCGAACGGCTGGCCGCGCCCTCCACCGATCCTTCTTTGATCGACGCGCGGCTCGACGCCGTGGCTTTCTTTCTCGAAAAGCCAGAAATTCGCGCGTCCTTGCGGGCAAAGCTCGCACGCGCGCCCGATCTCGCGCGCGCCGTCTCGCGTCTCGCATTGCAGCGCGGCGGGCCGCGCGACGTTGCGAGCGTCGGGGCGGCGCTTTCGGCCGCCCGCGACATTGCGGCGATCTTCTCAGGCGCCGAGGCGCCGGCGGAGATCGCTCGCGAAGCGGCGACGCTCGCAACCGCCGACGCTGCGCTCGCTCACGAAATTGCGACAAGCCTGAAAGACAGCCCGCCGCTCGACAAGCGTAATGGCGATTTCATCCGCGAGGGTCGCGACGCCGAACTCGACGAAGCGCGTTCGCTGCGCGACGAGAGCCGCGTGGTGATCGCCTCGCTGCAAGCGCGCTACTCGGAGCAGACAGGCGCGAAGCTCAGAATCAAGCACAACAATTTTCTCGGCTTCTTCCTCGAAGCGCCTGCCGCGCAGGGCGAGAAGCTTCTACGCCCGCCTTTCGATTCGATGTTTACGCATCGTCAGACCATGGCGGACGCCATGCGCTTTTCGACGCAGGAACTCGTCGAGCTGCAAAGTAAGATTGCTTCCGCCGCCGATCGCGCACTGGCGCGTGAGCTTGCCATCTTCGACGCGCTCGCCGGAGAGATTCTCGCCGGCGCCAAGGAGCTGCAAGCGCTGGCGCAATCCTTCTCCCGGCTCGATGTCGCGAGCGCGCTCGCCGAGGTTGCCGAGAAACGCGGTTGGACCCGACCGCATGTCGATCATTCGCTGGAGTTCGTCATCATCGGCGGGCGCCATCCGGTCGTGGAGGCGTCGCTGCAAGCGCAAGGCAAGGCCTTCGCCGCCAATGACTGCGAACTCTCCGGCGACAAGGCCGGCCGCATCGCCATTGTCACGGGCCCGAACATGGCGGGCAAATCGACCTTTCTGCGCCAGAATGCGCTGATCGCGCTGCTTGCGCAGGCGGGCTCTTACGTGCCGGCGCAAGAGGCGCGTCTCGGCGTCGTCGATCGTCTCTTTTCGCGCGTCGGCGCCTCAGACGATCTCGCGCGCGGGCGTTCGACCTTCATGGTCGAGATGGTGGAGACCGCCGCGATCCTCAATTGCGCGACACCGCGCTCGCTCGTCATTCTCGACGAGATCGGCCGCGGCACGGCGACCTTCGACGGCCTCTCTATCGCCTGGGCGACGATGGAGCATTTGCACGAGGTCAATTGCTCACGCGCAATCTTCGCCACGCATTTCCACGAGCTGACACAACTGACAAAACGCATGGCGCGGCTGGTCAATCTCACCATGAAGGTGACGGATCACGCAGGCGAAGTGGTGTTTCTGCACGAGGTCGTGAAAGGCGCGGCCGATCGTTCCTATGGCGTGCATGTCGCGCAGCTTGCCGGGCTGCCTGCAAGTGTTGTGACGCGCGCGCACGCCATTCTTGCCGAGTTGGAGGCGGCCGACCGACGCGCGCCGGTCGAGGCGCTGATCGACGATCTGCCGCTGTTCAAACATGTGGCGGAGACGATGCAGCCCAAGGACGCCCTCAGAGAGGCGCTTGCGAAGATCGATCCTGACGAGATGAGTCCGCGCGATGCGCTGGCGGCGTTATATGAATTGAAGAGAAAATCATAG
- a CDS encoding glycosyltransferase, producing MPTYQGQRWIDAALRSVAAEPADGIEILVLDSSPNSETLDIVRRYDSLLNLRVMKRDEASMWHAQTNIGAERAEAEHLCWLHQDDLWLPGRIEAIRKWIEKAPNAALHLAPSVIVDADGRTLGLWRCPLEKDAEIDSSEIVQRLIVQNFVSAPAPVFRKDAWLFCGGLDEALWYTADWDMWLKLAALGPVHYHSEATTAFRVHNSSLTVTGAGKIEEFSQQMQIVFDRHLPTLAEIDNCAEAAGRASIRVNAALAAASGGDFSLLAPAVAAVLGLGPLGVARYLRDSRIYDRMAPRLRAKFAGAF from the coding sequence ATGCCTACCTACCAAGGCCAACGATGGATCGACGCCGCGCTCCGATCGGTTGCGGCCGAGCCGGCGGACGGCATTGAGATTCTCGTTTTGGACAGCAGCCCGAACTCCGAGACCTTGGATATCGTTCGTCGCTACGATTCATTGCTGAATTTGCGCGTCATGAAACGCGACGAAGCTTCGATGTGGCATGCCCAGACCAACATCGGCGCGGAAAGAGCTGAGGCGGAACATCTTTGTTGGCTGCATCAGGATGATCTTTGGCTGCCGGGGCGCATCGAGGCGATCAGAAAATGGATAGAGAAAGCTCCAAACGCCGCGCTTCATCTGGCGCCGAGCGTCATTGTCGATGCCGATGGCCGAACGCTAGGCCTATGGCGCTGCCCATTGGAAAAAGACGCGGAGATCGACTCCAGCGAGATTGTGCAACGGCTGATCGTGCAGAATTTCGTATCGGCGCCCGCGCCGGTATTCCGAAAAGACGCTTGGCTTTTCTGCGGCGGGCTAGATGAAGCGCTATGGTATACCGCCGACTGGGATATGTGGCTGAAGCTCGCCGCTTTGGGGCCCGTTCACTACCATAGCGAGGCAACGACCGCGTTCCGGGTCCACAACAGCTCTCTTACGGTGACGGGCGCCGGCAAAATCGAGGAATTCTCGCAGCAGATGCAGATCGTTTTCGACCGGCACCTGCCCACTCTCGCTGAAATTGACAACTGCGCCGAAGCGGCCGGCCGCGCCTCTATCCGTGTCAACGCCGCGCTTGCCGCAGCGTCCGGAGGCGATTTCAGCCTATTGGCGCCCGCCGTTGCAGCGGTGCTGGGCCTCGGGCCGCTGGGCGTCGCGCGATATCTGAGAGACTCCCGCATTTATGATCGGATGGCGCCTCGCCTGCGGGCGAAGTTCGCGGGAGCCTTCTGA